Proteins encoded within one genomic window of Companilactobacillus sp.:
- the acnA gene encoding aconitate hydratase AcnA: MENNYEKQFHANGKNYSYYDIAGYLAEHQQQVAEMPYSIRVLLELTLRHSAEKPAIKQFLDSFIDWDDKHDEDVAYKPERVILQDFTGVPALVDLAAMRDEVKKRGGDPEKINPDVPVHLVIDHSVQVDMAANDEAFDFNVKQEFKRNHERYTFLKWAQNSFDNLTIIPPDTGIIHQVNLEYLSQVIRQKKIDDQTVAFPDTLVGTDSHTTMINGLGVLGWGVGGIEAEASMLGEESYFPMPKVVGVKLTGKLPETATATDLALTITNLLRKHNVVGKFVEFYGPGLKDLPLANRATIANMAPEYGATCGFFPIDDQTLAYLKLTDRSAEQIEFVKQYAKTNHFFYDENDDAVRHYSEDEELDLSTVQSSLAGPKRPQDLIYLKDMPSHFRQYDELPDFPVNVEKTDFDLRPGDLGIAAITSCTNTSNPEVLIAAGLLAKKAVEKGLQVPKYVKTSFAPGSRVVTKYLEISDLQKYLDNLGFNIVGYGCTTCIGNSGKLKENLQSKLAEKDYPIAAIESGNRNFEGRVNPLTKDTFLASPPLVVAYALAGTVDIDITKDPLGKDQDGQPVYFKDLWPDATEVSEVIHKYLSPQLFSTNYANIFDQNKTWNELKSSKSTTYPWDEKSTYIADPPLFENTETSDLQDMRVLAKLGDSITTDHISPAGFIGKTSPAGQYLLAHGVSQQDFNSYGSRRGNHEVMMRGTLGNVRLQNQLTPDKRGGFTKSWLTGQETTIYDAAMDYQKHHVDTVILAGKDYGMGSSRDWAAKGVELLGVKAVIAESFERIHRSNLVMMGVLPLQYLPGDNAEKLGLTGDEKFSITRDDNTAHVIAEDEDHRVEFDVKVRFDAPIDSEYYQAHGILPMVIDNKLNA; this comes from the coding sequence ATGGAAAATAATTACGAAAAACAGTTCCATGCTAATGGGAAAAATTATTCCTATTACGATATTGCGGGATATCTAGCCGAGCATCAGCAGCAGGTGGCTGAAATGCCGTATTCTATCCGAGTTCTTTTGGAGCTGACTTTGCGTCACAGTGCCGAAAAACCAGCCATTAAACAATTCTTAGATTCATTTATTGACTGGGACGATAAGCATGATGAAGATGTAGCTTATAAGCCAGAACGTGTTATCTTGCAAGATTTCACCGGGGTACCCGCATTAGTCGACTTAGCAGCCATGCGTGATGAAGTTAAAAAACGCGGTGGCGATCCTGAAAAAATCAATCCCGATGTACCAGTTCATTTAGTCATTGACCATTCGGTTCAAGTCGATATGGCAGCCAATGACGAAGCGTTCGACTTTAACGTCAAGCAAGAATTTAAACGTAATCATGAACGTTACACCTTTTTAAAATGGGCCCAAAATAGCTTTGATAACTTGACGATCATTCCACCAGACACAGGAATCATTCACCAAGTTAATTTGGAGTATCTATCGCAAGTTATCCGCCAGAAAAAAATTGACGACCAAACGGTTGCCTTTCCGGATACTTTAGTCGGTACGGATTCTCATACGACGATGATCAATGGCCTGGGAGTTCTCGGCTGGGGTGTTGGTGGCATTGAAGCTGAAGCCAGCATGTTAGGTGAAGAATCATACTTCCCAATGCCAAAAGTAGTTGGCGTGAAATTGACTGGCAAGTTGCCAGAAACAGCAACGGCGACTGACTTAGCTTTGACGATCACGAACTTATTAAGAAAGCACAACGTAGTCGGTAAGTTCGTTGAATTTTATGGACCTGGATTAAAGGATTTGCCATTGGCTAATCGGGCAACGATTGCTAATATGGCTCCCGAATATGGTGCTACTTGTGGTTTCTTCCCAATTGACGACCAAACTTTGGCATATTTGAAGTTGACTGACAGAAGTGCTGAACAAATCGAATTTGTTAAACAATATGCTAAGACCAATCATTTCTTCTATGACGAAAATGACGATGCAGTTAGACATTATTCTGAAGACGAGGAATTAGATTTAAGCACAGTTCAAAGTAGCCTGGCTGGTCCTAAACGTCCCCAAGATTTGATCTACTTAAAGGATATGCCAAGCCATTTCAGACAATACGATGAACTACCAGATTTTCCAGTAAATGTTGAAAAAACCGATTTTGACCTTCGTCCAGGAGACTTAGGTATCGCAGCCATTACTAGCTGTACTAACACTTCTAATCCAGAAGTCTTGATTGCGGCTGGATTATTGGCTAAGAAGGCGGTCGAAAAGGGTCTGCAAGTTCCAAAATATGTTAAAACATCATTTGCCCCAGGTTCTCGAGTAGTTACGAAATACTTAGAGATCTCTGACCTGCAAAAATATTTAGACAACTTAGGATTTAATATCGTAGGTTATGGCTGCACGACTTGTATCGGAAATTCCGGTAAGTTAAAAGAAAATCTGCAGAGTAAGCTTGCTGAAAAAGACTATCCAATCGCTGCCATTGAAAGTGGTAACCGTAACTTCGAAGGTCGGGTCAATCCATTGACGAAAGACACGTTCTTAGCTTCGCCACCATTAGTAGTGGCTTATGCTTTGGCAGGCACAGTTGACATTGATATCACTAAAGATCCACTTGGCAAAGATCAAGACGGTCAACCAGTCTATTTCAAGGACTTGTGGCCTGATGCTACTGAAGTCAGTGAAGTTATCCATAAATACTTGAGCCCACAATTATTCTCAACTAATTACGCCAATATTTTTGACCAAAATAAGACTTGGAATGAGTTGAAGTCATCTAAATCAACGACGTATCCTTGGGATGAAAAATCGACTTATATTGCCGATCCACCATTGTTTGAAAACACTGAGACCAGCGATTTGCAGGATATGCGAGTTTTAGCAAAATTAGGTGATTCAATTACTACTGACCACATTTCACCAGCTGGATTTATTGGCAAAACTTCTCCAGCAGGTCAATATTTATTGGCTCATGGAGTCAGTCAACAAGACTTTAATTCATACGGTTCACGTCGTGGCAATCACGAAGTCATGATGCGAGGAACGTTAGGCAACGTTCGTTTGCAAAATCAACTAACACCTGACAAACGTGGCGGATTTACTAAGTCATGGTTAACCGGTCAAGAGACGACAATTTATGACGCAGCCATGGATTATCAGAAACATCATGTTGATACGGTGATCTTAGCCGGCAAGGACTATGGCATGGGTTCTTCTCGTGACTGGGCTGCTAAGGGCGTTGAACTATTAGGCGTTAAAGCTGTTATTGCTGAAAGCTTCGAACGTATCCACCGTTCTAACTTAGTCATGATGGGAGTTTTGCCATTGCAGTACTTACCAGGTGACAACGCAGAAAAATTAGGTTTAACTGGAGATGAAAAATTCTCAATCACACGTGATGACAATACGGCACATGTGATTGCAGAAGATGAAGATCACCGGGTAGAATTCGATGTCAAAGTCAGATTCGATGCACCAATCGACAGCGAATACTATCAGGCACACGGAATTTTGCCAATGGTGATCGATAATAAATTGAACGCATAG